GTGGCCCCGTACAGCATGATGCCGGGGCGTACCCAGCCGGCCCGGGTGGCCGGCCAGCCCAGCAACCCGGCGGAGTTGGCAATGGAACGTTCACCGCGCAGGCCGTCGGTGACCGCGTCGAAGCAGGCAATCTGCTCCTCGGTCACGCCGGAACCGAGATCGTCGGCCTCGGCCAGATGGGTCATCATGCGCACATGCGGTGCCACCGAATTCGCCGCCACCAGCCGTTGATAAGCCGAGCGCACGTCCTCCGCGGGCAGCCCGAGTCGGTGCATTCCCGAATCCACCTTCAGCCAGACGTTCACGGGCCGCGGCAGACGCACGTTCTCGAGCACGCTGATCTGCCACTCCGAGTGCACCACCACATCCAGCCGGTAGCGGCTTGCCAGCTGCACCTCGCTGGGCTCGTATGGTCCTTCCAGCAGCACGATGGGGTGCGCCAGGCCTGCTTCGCGGAGCGGAATCGCCTCCTCGAGGCAGGTGACAGCGAAGGCGTCGGCGCCGCGCAGGGCGTAGGCGACGCGCAGCAGGCCGTGGCCGTATCCGTTCCCCTTGACCACTGCCATGACCCGGGCACCGCCGGCGGCCTGCCGCGCCACGGCCAGGTTGTGGCGCAGCGCCGAGACGCTGACTACGGCCCGAGTTTCACGGCTCACTGCCAGCCCCCACCGCCGTAGACGTCGTGGATATAGTTCTCGAACCGGGTGTACTGACCCAGGAATGTCAGCCTGCAGGTGCCGATGGGCCCGTTACGCTGCTTGCCGATAATGATCTCGGCGGTGCCCTTGTCGGGGCTGTCCTCGTTATAGACTTCATCACGGTAGATGAAGGTAATGACATCGGCGTCCTGCTCGATGGCACCGGATTCACGCAGATCCGACATCACCGGGCGCTTGTTCGGCCGCTGCTCGAGGCTGCGATTGAGCTGGGAAAGTGCCAGCACCGGCACTTCCAGTTCCTTCGCCATGGCCTTGAGACCGCGGGAGATCTGCGAAATCTCCGTGGTGCGGTTCTCGGAGAAGCCGGGCAGCTGCATCAGCTGCAGGTAGTCCACCACGATCATGGACAACCCCTGCTCACGCTTGAGTCGACGGGCCCGGGCGCGCATTTCCTGGGGTGAAAGCCCCGGGGAGTCGTCAATGAACAGCTTGGCCTCGGAGAGCAGGCTCATGGTGGACATCAGCCGCGGCCAGTCGTCGTCGTCCAGATTCCCGGTGCGGATCTTCTGCAGTTCCACCCGGCCCAGGGACGAGAGCATACGCATGGCCAGCGCGTCGCCGGGCATCTCCATACTGAAAACCGCCACCGGCTCATCCCCCTTGAGGGCTGCCTGCTCGGCGATGTTCATGGCAAATGTCGTTTTGCCCATGGAGGGCCGGGCGGCAATGATCACCAGGTCACCGGCCTGCAGGCCGGATGTCATGTGATCGAAATCGGTAAAACCGGTGGCAAGGCCGGTGACGCTGCCGTCCTGGTGATAGAGGGTATCAATGCGCTCCACCACCGTGGGCAGAATATCCCGCACGCCGGTGAAGCCTTTCTGAAAGCGTCCGCTGGTTTCGGCAATCCGGAAGATCTGTTGTTCGGCCTCCTCCAGCAGATCCTTGCTGTCGCGCCCCTCCGGCTGGAACGCCGAACTCACCACGTCCGTGCCCACGCGGATCATCTGCCGCAGGATGGAGCGCTCGCGGACGATGTCGGCATAAGCGGCGATGTTCGCCGCGCTCGGGGTCTCCGTGGCCAGGGTGCCCAGATACCCCATCCCCCCGGCGTCCTCCAGCTCGCCACTGTTGCGCAGCGCCTCGGCAAGGGTCACCACGTCCATGGGCTGCTGATGATTCGCCAGCTCGCCCAGAGCGCGGAAAATCAGGCGATGGTTGTGGCGATAGAAATCCTCTTCGCCGACGCGATCGGCCACCTGCTCCCAGGCGTCGTTATCCACCATCAGCCCGCCCAGCACCGCCTGCTCCGCTTCAACGGAGTGCGGCGGCACCTTCAGGGCGCTGACATCGAGCTGCTCGGCCGGATTCGATTCTGCCATGGCTCCCCGCAACCAAGAGGCGGACCTGCGGCGCACCTGCCCGGCACGCCACCGTGGCCCCCGCGGCGGCATCGCTCCGACAGCGTAATGACGACGCGGCAGCCCGTGACGGCGACAGCCCGGGGCGAGCGGTTGCCGTCACCGCCGGGGGTCAGGTGCCTTCGACCACCACGCGGACGTGGGTGTGCACGTCAGTGTACAGATGCACATGCACGTCGTACTCCCCGGTGACCCGGATGGGGCCTTCCGGCATCCGCACCTCGTGCTTGGCGACCTCGACACCCGCCTCGGTCGCGGCCTCGGCGATATCGCCCGGGCCCACGGAGCCGAACAGCTTGCCTTCGTCACCCGCCTTGGCGGCAATGGTGAGCGTGAGTTCGGCCACACGGTCGCGCCGGGCTTCGGCGGCGGCCTGCGCATCGGCAGCCGCCTTCTCCAGCTCGGCACGCCGCTCTTCGAAATACTTGATGTTCTCCGGCGTTGCCGGCTTGGCCTTGCCCTGGGGTACCAGGTAGTTGCGACCGTAGCCCGGCCGGACCCTGACCTGATCGCCCAGGCCACCCAGGTTATCCACTCGTTCCAGCAGAATGACTTCCATCGTTCCAACCCCGATTATCTGCGAATACCGAATCGACGCAATGCCGATTCACCCGCCGTTCCCGCGCCCCGCAGCAAGCCTGCCGCGCAGGTCGAACCAGGTATCAGCGATACCCAGCAAGGCATACAGTTTGACCAGGAACGGCAAAAAACCGTACACCGGCACCATCATCGCCCAGTGCCAGCCGTTGGCCAGCCGAAGGGCATGGGCCACGGCCAGCGCCTGTAACGTAAACAACCCCGACACCAGCAGCGACAGGTCGTAAACCAAACCGGGCCCGGTGAAGGTGGCCGCCAGCATGACCAGCAGCGCCCCCATGGCCAGCCGCCAGTCCAGCCGCAAACCATGGAATTCCTGCTGGAATCCGCCCGGATTGTACAGCAACGCCTGCCACCACCGCCCCACCAGCAGGCTCAGCATGGCCAACGACCACAACCCGAGCAGCCAGAAACCGGACAGTACCGGCAGCACCGCTTCCATGAACTCGCCACCCTGGTCGCCTTGTAGCAGCCCTTCCAGCGACCCTTGCCAGAAGGCGACCGGATCGGCCACGGCCGCGTGCCACACCAGCAGGGCCACCGCCGCCATGCCGGCCCCCGCCATGACGGTCAGCGGCAGGGAAACGGTTGCGCGCAGCACCAGGGCCAGCAGAAACACGGGCACCCAGTACTCCAGCAACCCGAGCACGGACACCAGGGGATTTGCCCCCATGGCGCCGAACAGCCCGCCCAGCGCGATGGCCGCTGCGCCCAGGGTCAAGGCCCCGTGCATCGGTCCGCGACGCAGCGTCACCAGCGCCAGAGCCGCACCACCCAACCATGCCAGCAGTGGCAGAAGCGTGGTGGCAACAATGAACAGCACCGGTTGCCACCGGCCCTGCATAATGAACGCCACGATCGGCTTCACGTCCGGCCTCCGGTCCGGCCTGCGCGGTAGATCAGTGCCGGTCCGTGTAGGGCAGCAGTGCCAGGTAGCGCGCGCGCTTGATGGCGCGGGCCAGCTGCCGCTGATACCGGGCATTGGTACCGGTGATACGGCTGGGCACGATCTTGCCTGTTTCAGTGACGTAGTTGCGGAGGGTGGCGAGATCCTTGTAATCGATCTCCTTCACGCCCTCGGCGGTAAAGCGGCAGTACTTACGGCGACGGAAAAAACGTGCCATTACTCAACTCCTTGCGTTTCCTGATGCGGTTCCGGCTGGATGCGTCTTGCGATGATCACCAGCCGCTGCTGTTCTGGACGATAGCCCGTGTGCCCGAGATGGCCGAACACGCGCACGGGATCTCCTGGCTGAAGCCCGACGGCGGAGGCCTGGAGGGCCTTGCCGCGGACATGAACGCGCACCCGGAAACGGGTCTTGCGCGTCGCCTCGCCGTCCGGCTGTTCCGAGCCGTGCTCTAGCGTGAACTGGCTCACCGTCACGCCGCCGGGCGAGGTGCGGGTCTCCGGGGTGTCCACCACCACACCTGTAATCGCGAGCCGGTTGTCCGGCCAGGGTGCAGGGGCGTCCGCCGTCATGTGCGTGTATCGACTCCCTCCGCTGCTCAGGCTTCGGCGTCGCTGTCCGCTTCTTGGGTGTCCTCGGCCTGTTCGGCGTCGTCACCATCGGCGGATTCAGCGGCGTCGTCGGACCCGGCGCCTTCAGACCGCGGCCGATCTTCACGGCGGCCACGCTCCTTGTTCTCGTCCTTTTCCTTCATCATCGGCGTCGCCTCGGTGACCGCTTCCTCGCGGGCGAGTTCGAAGTGCCGGATGACCGCATCATTGAAACGGAAGGCGGACGTCAGTTCATCAAGGGCGTCCTTGGTGCACTCGATGTTCATGAGCACATAGTGGGCCTTGATGAGCTTGCGGATGGGATAGGCAAGCTGGCGGCGGCCCCAGTCTTCGAGGCGGTGCACCTTGCCGTTGCTGCCTTCGACGATGGCGCGATAGCGCTCCGTCATGGCGGGAACCTGGTCGCTCTGGTCCGGGTGGACCATGAAGACCACTTCGTAATGTCGCATTTGTAACTCCCTATGGTTACTCGGGTAACAATCCCGGAGAAGCCTTACCCAGAGGGGAAAGGCAGGGATACCGGGCCTTGCTGGCCCTGTCTCATTCAGTGCCTTGTTTGCCCGACGGTTTCCGCCATCGGGCAAGCGCGGGAGTATAGCGCGTCAGACACTTCAATGGAAACGCCATGAGCGTGCGGCGATCTCAGCGTGCTGTTGCTGGGCGTCCGGGGGCGAAGGGGGCGCGGGCGCATAACTCGGGCTCCGCAGCTCCGCCTAACTTTCCTTCTGGCGAAGGAAAGTTTCCGTCCCTCCGGCCTGGCCGGCTTACAGCGCATCCCTGCGCTGGGCGCCGGTGGCCGCATCCATGCGGCCACCCCTTCGGGGCCGGGCGGCCTGCGGGCCGGAGCTCCGCTAGTCGCCCGAGCTTATGCGCCCGCGCCCCCTTCGCCCCCGGACTCGAGGCCCGATGAAGCGTCGGACAAACGCTGACGCACCGCTTCGAACAGCAACACCCCGGTGGCCACCGAAACGTTCAGGCTGGCAACCTGCCCCGCCATGGGGATGCGGGTCAGGAAATCGCAGGACTCTCGGGTCAGGCGTCGCAGGCCCGCGCCTTCGGCGCCCATGACCACCGCCAGCGGCCCGGCCAGATCCAGCTCCCAGGGCGCGGCCTCGGCCTGCTCAGCGGCACCCACCAGCCAGATGCCCTGCTGTTTCAGGGTCTCCAGACAGCGGGCGAGGTTGGTGACCTGGAAGAACGGCACACTGGCCGTGGCACCGGAGGCCACCTTGTGGACTGTTGCGGTGAGGCCCACGGCCTTGTCCCGCGGCGCCACCACGGCATCCACCCCGGCGGCGTCGGCGGTGCGCAGGCAGGCGCCCAGGTTGTGGGGGTCCTGAACCTGGTCCAGGATCAGCAGGAACGGAGCGTGATCAAGCCCGGCCAGGTGCGCTTCCAGCGCGTCCTGGCCGCGGGGTTCCGGACCGCGATAGCGAATGACCACGCCCTGGTGGGCGGCGCCGTCACTGAGGCGGTCCAGTTCCTTGCGCGGAACGTCCTGAATACGGGCACCAGAGCGCTCCAACTCCTCGCGCAACCGCGCCATCTTCTGGTCGCGGCGATTGCGCTCCATCCACACCTCCAGTACCCCCGAGGGCTCGTACCGCAACGCGGCACGGACGGCGTGGAGGCCGTGGATCAGTTCATCCTGCTTCACCGACGGCGGCTTCCCGAACGGCGGCGACGGCCCTTCTTCGCCGGCTCACCATCATCGGACTTCGCCGATTCAGCCTTGGGCTGCTTCTTGACGCCCCCCTTGGGTCCCCGCTTGCGGCCGCCCCGCTTGGCCGCGGGCCGGTCCCCGCCCTCGGCGGCTTCCTCCAGCTCACCGTTGGGGTCCAGGGTGCCGAGCATGGCGAGGTCCACCTTGCGCTCGTCCGGGTCGACGCGGGCAATGCGCACGCGCACCCGGTCCGTCAGGCGGTAGACCTTGCCGGTGCGCTCGCCGGTGAGATGGTGACCGATGGGGTCGAAGCGGAAGAAGTCGTTCTCCAGCTGGGTAACGTGGACGAGACCGTCGACGTAGAGCTCATCGAGCTCCACGAACAGGCCGAAACCGGTGACCCCGGTCACCGTGCCGTTGAACTCCTCGCCCACCTTGTCGCGGATATACTGGCACTTGAGGATGGCTTCGGCGTCCCGCGTGGCCTCGTCGGCCCGTCGTTCGGTCATGGACAAGTGCTCGCCGAGGCTGAGCAGCTCATCCTTGCCTACGGGGAAGGTCGGCCCCTTGCCGCCATCCGCCACATGGCCGATACCGCGGTGGACCAGCAGATCCGGATAACGGCGGATGGGCGACGTGAAGTGGGCATATTCATCCATGGCCAGGCCGAAGTGCCCGGTGTTCTCGGGGTGGTACACCGCCTGTTTCAGCGAGCGCAGCATCACGGTCTGGATCAGGTGCTTGTCCGGGCGGCTCTGCACACTGCGCAGCAGCTTGGCGAAGTCCGCCGGTTGCGGATCGTCACCGCCACCGAGCTTGAGACCGGTTTCCGCAAGGAAGCGGTTGAGGTTGTCCAGGCGATCCTCGTCCGGGCCCTCGTGGTTGCGGAACAGGCTTGGCAGTTTCTGCTTGTGCAGGTAGCGCGCCGTGGCCTGGTTGGCGGCGAGCATGCACTCTTCGATCAGCCGATGAGCGTCGTTGCGCTCCACGGGCTCGATGTTCTGGATAATGCCGTTGTCATCGAAGACGATCTGCGTCTCAGTGGTGTCGAAATCGATGGCACCACGCCGATTCCGTGCCTTGCGCAGGGACTGGTAGAGCCCGTGCAGGTTCTCCAGGTGCGGCACCAGCGTCTTGTGCTTGTCGCGCAGCTTCTGATCGCCATCCACCAGCATGGCGGCCACTTCGTCGTAAAGCAGGCGCGCGTGGGAGCGCATGACCCCTCGGTAAAAGCTGGAGCGCCGGATGGCTCCACCACTGCCAATGAGCATGTCACAGACCATGCACAGGCGATCCACGTCCGGGTTCAGCGAACACAAACCGTTGGAGAGTTTCTCCGGCAGCATGGGCACCACGTTCCGGGGGAAGTACACGGAGTTGCCGCGGTTGCGCGCTTCGCGGTCCAGCGCCGAGCCGGGCCGGACGTAGTGGGAGACATCGGCAATGGCCACCACCAGCCGCCAGCCGGACGGTTTGGGCTCGGCGAAGACGGCGTCGTCAAAGTCCCGGGCATCGGCACCATCGATGGTCACCAGCGGCAGATCCCGCAGGTCCTTGCGGCCCTGCTTGTCGGCCTCGGTCACCTCGTCGGGGATACGCTGCAGTTCCTTCTGCACCGCCTCCGGCCACTCCATGGGAATGCCGTAGATGAGCTGGGCGGTCTCGATCTCGGTGCCCGGCTTGATGTGCTCGCCGAGAACCTGGATGACTTCGCCGATGGGCTGACGGCGCACGGTGGGCTGCTGACTGATCTGCACCACCACCAGCTCACCGTTGCCGGCGTTCTTGTGGGCGTCACCCGGGACGATCACGTCCTGATGCAGGCGCTTGTTGCTCGGCACCACAAAACCAACACCGCTCTCCTCGTGGAAACGGCCTACCAGGGTCTTGTTGGCGCGCTCCAGCACTTCCACCAGAATGCCGGCGGGCTGGCCTTCATGATTGGTGCCGGTCACGCGGACCACGGCACGATCACCGTGGAGGACCATGCGCATATCCCGGGGGGAGATGTAGATCCGCTCGCCGCCGACATCCGGCGCGAACTGACCGTACCCGTCCTGGTGACCGATGATGCGACCGCGCAGGAGTTCCTCGTTGTCCACCGGCACATAGCCGCCACGGCGATTGCGGATCACCTGCCCGTCGCGCTCCATGGCGATGAGACGCCGTCGCAGCCCTTCCAGCGCGTCCGGGTCCTCAAGTTCCAGGGCGCGGCCAAGCTGGTCGCGCGTCTGGGGGCGGGCCTGGTCCGCGATGAAGTCCATGAGGAACTCACGGCTCGGGACCGGGTTGTCGTACTTCTGCTGCTCCCGCTCCCGGTATGGATCACTGGCGGGATTCGCGGGGGATTTCTTCTTTACCATAAATTCAATGCTGCTCCGGACACGGTGCGGCCGAGGATACGCGAACACGGGATACATGCAATCACGGCGCTCGATGGCAACACACCACTGCCTGGCGTGCCGGGCACAGTCCGGCGGCCGCCAACGGCGGCGGGAAGCCGTTGACAGCCCCCGGGGGCCTCGGTAAAGTACGCGCCCTGACCCGGGGCACTGCCCCGACACGTCAGGCCCAGGTGGCGGAAATGGTAGACGCGCTAGCTTCAGGTGCTAGTGGGGGAGACCCCGTGGAGGTTCAAGTCCTCTCCTGGGCACCAGGCATTGAAAAAGGCGGCCACAAGGCCGCCTTTTTCGTTTCCGCACCACTACCTGTGCGGCCGACCGGCACGCGACGCCACCGCGCCGCGCACCGGCGGTTCCCGGCGCACGCACCCGATCAGACGCCGTCCTCGAAGGGATGCTTGAT
The DNA window shown above is from Aquisalimonas sp. 2447 and carries:
- the rnr gene encoding ribonuclease R; this translates as MVKKKSPANPASDPYREREQQKYDNPVPSREFLMDFIADQARPQTRDQLGRALELEDPDALEGLRRRLIAMERDGQVIRNRRGGYVPVDNEELLRGRIIGHQDGYGQFAPDVGGERIYISPRDMRMVLHGDRAVVRVTGTNHEGQPAGILVEVLERANKTLVGRFHEESGVGFVVPSNKRLHQDVIVPGDAHKNAGNGELVVVQISQQPTVRRQPIGEVIQVLGEHIKPGTEIETAQLIYGIPMEWPEAVQKELQRIPDEVTEADKQGRKDLRDLPLVTIDGADARDFDDAVFAEPKPSGWRLVVAIADVSHYVRPGSALDREARNRGNSVYFPRNVVPMLPEKLSNGLCSLNPDVDRLCMVCDMLIGSGGAIRRSSFYRGVMRSHARLLYDEVAAMLVDGDQKLRDKHKTLVPHLENLHGLYQSLRKARNRRGAIDFDTTETQIVFDDNGIIQNIEPVERNDAHRLIEECMLAANQATARYLHKQKLPSLFRNHEGPDEDRLDNLNRFLAETGLKLGGGDDPQPADFAKLLRSVQSRPDKHLIQTVMLRSLKQAVYHPENTGHFGLAMDEYAHFTSPIRRYPDLLVHRGIGHVADGGKGPTFPVGKDELLSLGEHLSMTERRADEATRDAEAILKCQYIRDKVGEEFNGTVTGVTGFGLFVELDELYVDGLVHVTQLENDFFRFDPIGHHLTGERTGKVYRLTDRVRVRIARVDPDERKVDLAMLGTLDPNGELEEAAEGGDRPAAKRGGRKRGPKGGVKKQPKAESAKSDDGEPAKKGRRRRSGSRRR
- the rpsR gene encoding 30S ribosomal protein S18, with protein sequence MARFFRRRKYCRFTAEGVKEIDYKDLATLRNYVTETGKIVPSRITGTNARYQRQLARAIKRARYLALLPYTDRH
- the rpsF gene encoding 30S ribosomal protein S6: MRHYEVVFMVHPDQSDQVPAMTERYRAIVEGSNGKVHRLEDWGRRQLAYPIRKLIKAHYVLMNIECTKDALDELTSAFRFNDAVIRHFELAREEAVTEATPMMKEKDENKERGRREDRPRSEGAGSDDAAESADGDDAEQAEDTQEADSDAEA
- the dnaB gene encoding replicative DNA helicase translates to MAESNPAEQLDVSALKVPPHSVEAEQAVLGGLMVDNDAWEQVADRVGEEDFYRHNHRLIFRALGELANHQQPMDVVTLAEALRNSGELEDAGGMGYLGTLATETPSAANIAAYADIVRERSILRQMIRVGTDVVSSAFQPEGRDSKDLLEEAEQQIFRIAETSGRFQKGFTGVRDILPTVVERIDTLYHQDGSVTGLATGFTDFDHMTSGLQAGDLVIIAARPSMGKTTFAMNIAEQAALKGDEPVAVFSMEMPGDALAMRMLSSLGRVELQKIRTGNLDDDDWPRLMSTMSLLSEAKLFIDDSPGLSPQEMRARARRLKREQGLSMIVVDYLQLMQLPGFSENRTTEISQISRGLKAMAKELEVPVLALSQLNRSLEQRPNKRPVMSDLRESGAIEQDADVITFIYRDEVYNEDSPDKGTAEIIIGKQRNGPIGTCRLTFLGQYTRFENYIHDVYGGGGWQ
- the rplI gene encoding 50S ribosomal protein L9, which encodes MEVILLERVDNLGGLGDQVRVRPGYGRNYLVPQGKAKPATPENIKYFEERRAELEKAAADAQAAAEARRDRVAELTLTIAAKAGDEGKLFGSVGPGDIAEAATEAGVEVAKHEVRMPEGPIRVTGEYDVHVHLYTDVHTHVRVVVEGT
- the alr gene encoding alanine racemase — translated: MSRETRAVVSVSALRHNLAVARQAAGGARVMAVVKGNGYGHGLLRVAYALRGADAFAVTCLEEAIPLREAGLAHPIVLLEGPYEPSEVQLASRYRLDVVVHSEWQISVLENVRLPRPVNVWLKVDSGMHRLGLPAEDVRSAYQRLVAANSVAPHVRMMTHLAEADDLGSGVTEEQIACFDAVTDGLRGERSIANSAGLLGWPATRAGWVRPGIMLYGATPFDHADPPHAPLRPAMTLSTRINAIYTHRAGDAIGYGGTWVCPEDMPVAVAAIGYGDGYPRHAPSGTPVLVNGSRAQLIGRVSMDMITIDLRHVPAPVEIGDPVTLWGEGLPAEEVAGHAGTIAYELFCTVTQRVRFQEERDAHGTYPDPV
- the rlmB gene encoding 23S rRNA (guanosine(2251)-2'-O)-methyltransferase RlmB, whose amino-acid sequence is MKQDELIHGLHAVRAALRYEPSGVLEVWMERNRRDQKMARLREELERSGARIQDVPRKELDRLSDGAAHQGVVIRYRGPEPRGQDALEAHLAGLDHAPFLLILDQVQDPHNLGACLRTADAAGVDAVVAPRDKAVGLTATVHKVASGATASVPFFQVTNLARCLETLKQQGIWLVGAAEQAEAAPWELDLAGPLAVVMGAEGAGLRRLTRESCDFLTRIPMAGQVASLNVSVATGVLLFEAVRQRLSDASSGLESGGEGGAGA
- a CDS encoding single-stranded DNA-binding protein, translating into MTADAPAPWPDNRLAITGVVVDTPETRTSPGGVTVSQFTLEHGSEQPDGEATRKTRFRVRVHVRGKALQASAVGLQPGDPVRVFGHLGHTGYRPEQQRLVIIARRIQPEPHQETQGVE